CCATATTACTGGTCAGCATTTGTGCCTATGGGAGATATGTCAGCCATTGAGACAAATAGTGCCAATACCGCCGGCCTGTTGGCGGGCAGTATTGTACTTTTATTGTTTACTTTTTCAGCAGGCCTTTGGTGGCGAAGGAAATCTGTCTGAATCAGACTACCACGTTCACGATTCTTCCCGGTACAACAATGATTTTTTTCGGTTTATTGCCATTCAGCCACTGTTGTACGACCTCGTTTTCAAGGGTAGCTTTTTCCACTTCTTCGGCGGTTGCATCTGCCGGAACAGCTACACGTACCCTTACTTTTCCATTAATCTGGATAGGGTATTCAATTTCTTCTTCCGCAATATATTTCTCTTCCCATTGAGGGAAAGCAGAAAGAAGAATCGACGTATCATGTCCTAATTGTTGCCACAGCTCTTCACAGACATGGGGCGCGAATGGAGAAAGAATTTTGAGGAAAGGCTCAAGGATTTCACGCTTGTGGCAATTCATCCGGGCAATTTCTTTGATAAACACCATATATGCAGGCACACAGGTATTAAATGAAAGCCTTTCAATGCCTTCTTCCACTTTTTTGATGGTTTTATGAAGGATTTTTAACTCTTCGGCAGAAGGGGTTTCCTCCGTAATAAGCCACTCATCATTTTCTCCGAAAAACAAACTCCAGGCACGTTTCAGGAATGCATGAACACCTGTAATGCCGTCGGTGCTCCAGGGTTTGGCGATTTCGATAGGTCCGAGAAACATTTCGTACAACCGCATGGTATCTGCGCCGTATTGCTCGCACATATCGTTTGGATTGACGGTGTTGTACAAAGATTTGGACATTTTTTCTACCTGCGATGTGGTCCGGAATTCATCTTTTTCATTCAGACGGAATTTTGCTGTCGCATCTTTTGTCCATTTGCGGTAGGCATCGACATCCATGACCTGATTGCGCACGATATTCACATCTGTATGAATGAGTGAATACTGATCGGTTTCGTTTTCCGGGATCAGATCAGCGGATACATATTCATTGGTCTCTTTATGTCTGTGCATGAGTTGGGATACACCCTGAATCATCCCCTGGTTGACCAGCCTTTTAAAGGGTTCTTCAACAGAAATAACCCCCAGGTCAAAGAGGAACTTTGTCCAGAATCGGGAGTACATAAGGTGCCCAACCGCGTGTTCGGTGCCGCCAACATACAAATCTACAGGCATCCAGTATTTTTCAATTTCCGGATTTACGAGTTGGGTATCATTGGCCGCATCAGGGTAGCGGAGGAAATACCAGCTGGAACCTGCCAGCCCGGGCATGGTATTAAGGTCATATTCACCGCCATCGGGGCGTATTTTCCAGTTTTCGGCACGGGAAAGCGGCGGTTCGCCAGATTCAGAGGGTTTATATTCGTCAATATCAGGCAGTACAAGCGGAAGTTCACTTTCCTTGAGCGCGTGGGCAATTCCGTCTTTATAATAAACCGGCGTTGGTTCACCCCAGTAGCGTTGACGGGACCATATTACATCGCGTTGGCGGTAAGTAATTTCTTTTTTCCCGATTCCCATTTCTACCAGTTTTCCGATCATCGCAGAAATAGCATCTCCGGCTTTCATTCCATTGAGAAAATCAGAATGAACCATAATCCCTTCTTTGGAAAGGAAGGCTTCTTTGGAGATATCCCCTCCGGAGATAACTTCAATGATTTCTATTCCAAACTTGTGCGCAAACTCATAGTCCCGCTCATCATGAGCTGGAACGG
The Bacteroidia bacterium DNA segment above includes these coding regions:
- the leuS gene encoding leucine--tRNA ligase, whose product is MGKYDFRTIEKKWQKQWKANRTFVAEKLSSKPKYYALDMFPYPSGAGLHVGHPLGYIATDIITRYKRLKGFNVLHPMGFDSFGLPAEQYAIKTGIHPAETTRNNIEGYLKQMENLGFHYDPDATLSTSDPEYYKWTQWIFIKLFEHWYDKSLEKARPITELEEVFAASGNISITAATSQKEYFSADEWITFTPKEQADILMNYRLAYLANATVNWCPALGTVLANEEVKDGKSERGGHPVEKRLMKQWMLRITAYSDRLLDSLQLLDWSESMKSMQTHWIGRSEGASIIYQVDGVSDTIEVFTTRPDTLFGNTFMVLAPEHPLVEKITTDAQRQAVEAYVEWAKNRQEVDRIANTTKTGVFTGGHALHPLTGKKLPVWIADYVVITYGTGAIMAVPAHDERDYEFAHKFGIEIIEVISGGDISKEAFLSKEGIMVHSDFLNGMKAGDAISAMIGKLVEMGIGKKEITYRQRDVIWSRQRYWGEPTPVYYKDGIAHALKESELPLVLPDIDEYKPSESGEPPLSRAENWKIRPDGGEYDLNTMPGLAGSSWYFLRYPDAANDTQLVNPEIEKYWMPVDLYVGGTEHAVGHLMYSRFWTKFLFDLGVISVEEPFKRLVNQGMIQGVSQLMHRHKETNEYVSADLIPENETDQYSLIHTDVNIVRNQVMDVDAYRKWTKDATAKFRLNEKDEFRTTSQVEKMSKSLYNTVNPNDMCEQYGADTMRLYEMFLGPIEIAKPWSTDGITGVHAFLKRAWSLFFGENDEWLITEETPSAEELKILHKTIKKVEEGIERLSFNTCVPAYMVFIKEIARMNCHKREILEPFLKILSPFAPHVCEELWQQLGHDTSILLSAFPQWEEKYIAEEEIEYPIQINGKVRVRVAVPADATAEEVEKATLENEVVQQWLNGNKPKKIIVVPGRIVNVVV